One part of the Deltaproteobacteria bacterium genome encodes these proteins:
- a CDS encoding response regulator: MTPIKKVLIADNDSAHTKELTLFFLREGYAVETARTTKEIIEMICNTEYHLILCDTTLPDTSVTALSSKVSMLKSNCKHLVFMGNNSGEELMELYKATGNPAFLKPVQNIILKKILAAKQ, translated from the coding sequence ATGACACCAATAAAAAAAGTCCTTATAGCGGACAACGACAGCGCGCACACCAAAGAACTCACACTATTTTTTTTAAGAGAGGGCTACGCCGTCGAAACAGCCCGCACGACAAAGGAAATTATCGAGATGATATGCAACACCGAATACCATCTGATACTATGCGACACGACTCTGCCGGACACGTCCGTCACGGCCCTCTCGAGCAAGGTGTCCATGCTTAAAAGCAATTGCAAACACCTCGTATTCATGGGAAACAACAGCGGCGAGGAATTAATGGAGCTCTACAAGGCAACCGGAAACCCGGCGTTTCTCAAGCCGGTACAGAACATAATACTAAAAAAGATACTGGCCGCAAAACAATAA
- the dinB gene encoding DNA polymerase IV yields the protein MEKRAVIHMDMDAFFASVELKKRPELKGRPVIVGGSGDSSKRGVVSAASYEARKFGVSSGMPLKKAKQLCPAATFLPVDFEAYEKESERFMEILRGHGELVESFGLDEAFLELRLVPGADPFEASIAAAREIKDTVKKELGLTISVGIGPNKLVAKMASDMNKPDGFTVIRTKEVEGVFSALAVRKIFGIGAKTEERLKKLGINTAGDLRKLTSKYLEATFGKSFGTMLYDHCRGIDSSPVVPFHEPSSFSREVTFESDTRDKYFIKETVAELTKDLAATLRNDGYLAKTVTVKARFSDFKTITRAVSLEAETDSFDELLRAAFDALTKVELSARLRLVGVKLSALKKSR from the coding sequence GTGGAAAAGAGAGCTGTAATACACATGGACATGGACGCGTTCTTTGCTTCCGTGGAACTTAAAAAACGCCCTGAGCTTAAGGGCAGGCCCGTTATTGTCGGCGGCAGCGGGGATTCTTCGAAAAGAGGGGTTGTATCGGCAGCTTCTTATGAAGCCAGGAAGTTTGGCGTATCCTCCGGTATGCCGCTAAAGAAGGCAAAGCAGCTTTGCCCGGCGGCAACGTTTTTGCCCGTCGACTTCGAGGCGTATGAAAAGGAATCCGAGCGGTTTATGGAAATACTTCGTGGTCACGGCGAGCTTGTCGAGAGCTTTGGCCTAGACGAGGCCTTTCTGGAACTAAGGCTCGTTCCCGGCGCAGACCCGTTCGAGGCATCCATAGCAGCAGCGCGCGAGATAAAGGACACGGTAAAAAAAGAGCTTGGCCTTACCATATCCGTTGGTATCGGCCCGAATAAGCTTGTAGCCAAGATGGCAAGCGACATGAACAAGCCCGACGGCTTTACCGTTATACGCACAAAGGAAGTAGAGGGGGTATTTAGCGCGCTTGCTGTACGTAAAATCTTTGGCATAGGCGCAAAGACCGAGGAGCGGCTTAAAAAGCTTGGCATCAATACCGCAGGCGACCTTAGAAAGCTTACCTCCAAGTACCTTGAGGCAACGTTTGGCAAATCCTTTGGCACCATGCTCTACGACCACTGCCGCGGCATCGATTCGAGCCCCGTGGTGCCGTTCCATGAGCCAAGCTCGTTTTCAAGGGAGGTAACCTTTGAGTCCGACACGCGCGATAAGTATTTTATCAAGGAAACCGTTGCCGAACTCACAAAAGACCTTGCGGCAACCTTAAGGAATGATGGCTACCTTGCAAAGACCGTCACGGTAAAGGCCAGGTTCTCGGACTTTAAGACAATCACAAGGGCCGTTTCCCTGGAGGCGGAGACCGATTCTTTTGATGAGCTTCTTCGCGCTGCCTTCGATGCGCTTACGAAGGTGGAGCTTTCTGCCAGGCTAAGGCTTGTTGGCGTCAAACTGTCCGCGCTCAAAAAATCACGGTAG
- a CDS encoding helix-turn-helix domain-containing protein encodes MGCKKNMVGDNIRRLRIVAGFTQEELALRSGLSQGYINQLENGKRRFTQKSLELVSEALGVGLGKFFGGDDEPSLSGPQLPVIKKNPEKKDFLELLETLPDDIRERYYMMLSIEKSLL; translated from the coding sequence ATGGGTTGTAAGAAGAATATGGTCGGCGATAATATCAGAAGGCTTCGTATTGTTGCCGGGTTTACGCAGGAGGAGCTTGCTCTAAGAAGCGGCCTTTCCCAGGGGTATATAAATCAACTGGAAAACGGAAAGAGGAGATTCACCCAGAAGTCCCTTGAACTCGTAAGCGAGGCACTGGGCGTTGGACTGGGGAAGTTTTTCGGAGGCGATGACGAGCCGTCTCTATCAGGGCCGCAGCTTCCGGTAATAAAGAAAAACCCGGAAAAGAAGGATTTTCTCGAACTTCTGGAAACGCTTCCCGATGACATCAGGGAGCGTTATTATATGATGCTGTCCATAGAAAAATCTTTGCTATAG
- a CDS encoding 16S rRNA (uracil(1498)-N(3))-methyltransferase, which yields MKNGELTVGSKVTVGMEIEARGALFSELAKWLPRGGEAVTVSDNDGRLFRVRITSLKEDAAVLTVFEDTGFVRRPGNITLLQALPEKERMELIIQKTTELGVDTIVPLKSTRSITLDERNSKQKKSHKWEAIALKAAKQSRRASIPVIAPYVSFEDALKAAPSVALKLMLKEGHGFKHIKEALSTDKRQDICVLVGPEGGFTDEEQKKAEASGFTPVTLGSNVLRTETAAIAAVTAASFKIK from the coding sequence ATGAAGAACGGAGAGCTTACCGTAGGGAGCAAGGTTACCGTGGGCATGGAGATAGAGGCCCGCGGCGCGCTTTTTAGCGAGCTTGCCAAGTGGCTTCCAAGAGGCGGCGAGGCCGTTACCGTATCGGATAACGACGGTCGCCTCTTTCGGGTAAGGATAACATCGCTTAAGGAAGACGCTGCCGTGCTTACCGTGTTCGAGGACACGGGGTTTGTGCGCCGCCCTGGCAACATCACCCTTCTCCAGGCGCTTCCCGAGAAAGAACGCATGGAACTTATCATACAGAAGACAACGGAGCTTGGCGTGGACACTATCGTGCCGCTAAAATCAACGCGCTCCATAACGCTTGACGAACGGAATTCCAAACAGAAGAAATCGCACAAATGGGAAGCTATCGCGCTAAAGGCAGCAAAGCAATCGAGAAGGGCCTCGATACCTGTGATTGCGCCGTATGTCTCATTCGAGGACGCACTAAAGGCCGCGCCTTCCGTGGCACTAAAGCTCATGCTAAAGGAAGGCCACGGGTTCAAGCACATAAAGGAAGCGCTTTCTACGGATAAAAGACAAGACATCTGCGTGCTCGTTGGACCGGAAGGCGGTTTTACAGACGAAGAGCAAAAAAAAGCCGAGGCCTCGGGGTTTACGCCCGTAACGCTTGGCTCAAATGTTCTAAGGACGGAAACAGCTGCGATTGCGGCAGTTACGGCGGCAAGTTTCAAAATAAAGTAG
- a CDS encoding protoglobin domain-containing protein yields MERIEKIKIHYNFTSSDAKNLSELRPVMEKEQERFVREFYEYVKNFEDTPKFLKNDEIVRKHQDAIGKWFMAMFSGEYGTQYFHMLERVGEAHVKINLNAHYVNASMHFVKRFAFDILRSAVTDPKELIYISHSVEKILDINLDIFTSSYIEEEKKELFLSYKIESFLVEFSKRFSYGLNLILVIGLVIMGLLVIGLFIYDLTHIYHGEIERGILSTLGSLLMLWVVIELMDTEIDHLRGGKFAVKVFISVALVAVIRKILVTSLSSEAVDTQITLVAALAVLGGVYWLIARLDK; encoded by the coding sequence ATGGAGCGCATAGAAAAAATAAAGATACACTATAACTTCACCTCGAGCGACGCAAAGAACCTCTCCGAGCTGCGCCCTGTCATGGAGAAGGAGCAGGAGAGGTTCGTTCGCGAGTTCTATGAGTACGTAAAGAACTTCGAGGATACGCCGAAGTTCCTCAAAAACGACGAGATAGTGAGAAAGCACCAGGACGCGATAGGCAAGTGGTTCATGGCTATGTTTTCGGGCGAGTACGGCACGCAGTACTTCCATATGCTCGAGCGTGTTGGCGAGGCGCACGTGAAGATAAACCTTAACGCGCACTACGTCAACGCCTCCATGCACTTTGTGAAGCGGTTTGCCTTTGACATACTAAGAAGCGCCGTAACCGACCCCAAAGAGCTTATCTATATCTCCCATTCGGTTGAGAAGATACTCGATATCAACCTCGACATCTTTACGAGTTCGTATATCGAAGAGGAAAAAAAGGAACTCTTCCTTTCTTATAAGATAGAGAGTTTCCTTGTTGAGTTCTCCAAGCGTTTTTCCTACGGCCTCAATCTCATACTTGTGATAGGGCTCGTTATCATGGGGCTTCTTGTCATAGGGCTTTTTATATACGACCTTACGCACATCTACCACGGCGAGATAGAAAGGGGCATCCTCTCAACACTCGGTTCGCTTCTCATGCTGTGGGTGGTCATAGAGCTTATGGACACGGAGATAGACCATCTGCGCGGCGGAAAGTTCGCGGTCAAGGTGTTCATAAGTGTTGCCCTGGTCGCTGTCATACGAAAGATCCTCGTTACCTCGCTCTCCAGCGAGGCCGTTGACACGCAGATAACCCTTGTTGCCGCGCTCGCGGTGCTTGGCGGTGTGTACTGGCTCATAGCAAGGCTCGATAAGTAG
- the ndk gene encoding nucleoside-diphosphate kinase, translating into MERTLSIVKPDGVKKNLVGEVVGRFEKAGMKVVGIKMVYMTRKVAEGFYAVHKERPFFGSLTEFMSSGPAVVMALEGEGAIKKVRDLMGATNPANAAPGTIRKDFADSVESNIVHGSDAPETAAFEIGYFFNAFELFGK; encoded by the coding sequence ATGGAAAGAACACTTAGTATCGTAAAACCCGACGGCGTAAAGAAGAACCTCGTAGGCGAGGTTGTGGGAAGGTTCGAAAAGGCGGGGATGAAGGTCGTCGGCATAAAGATGGTATACATGACCAGGAAGGTCGCGGAGGGCTTCTACGCCGTGCATAAGGAGAGGCCGTTTTTCGGAAGTCTTACAGAGTTCATGAGCTCAGGCCCGGCGGTCGTGATGGCCCTTGAGGGTGAAGGCGCGATAAAGAAGGTCAGGGACCTTATGGGCGCGACAAACCCGGCAAACGCGGCCCCCGGCACCATAAGAAAGGACTTCGCGGATTCGGTAGAGAGTAACATCGTCCACGGCTCCGATGCCCCGGAGACCGCGGCATTCGAGATAGGGTACTTCTTCAACGCATTCGAGCTGTTTGGGAAATAA
- a CDS encoding UXV-star family (seleno)protein codes for MVDKDAKKVLIFGKDTCPYTTAAREDYAKRGYQVEYLNVKGNENFLKKMLAFSGGDRNVPVIVEDTPKGAVVTVGFGGT; via the coding sequence ATGGTCGACAAGGACGCTAAAAAAGTGCTTATATTCGGCAAGGATACTTGCCCGTACACGACAGCCGCAAGAGAGGACTACGCAAAACGCGGCTATCAGGTCGAGTACTTGAACGTCAAGGGTAACGAGAATTTTTTAAAAAAGATGCTTGCCTTTAGCGGCGGCGACAGAAACGTGCCCGTAATCGTCGAGGACACGCCAAAGGGCGCTGTTGTTACCGTTGGTTTTGGCGGCACCTGA
- the rlmN gene encoding 23S rRNA (adenine(2503)-C(2))-methyltransferase RlmN, with amino-acid sequence MSPKKISLDLRNYSLKDMEALVADMDERPFRAGQLYAWTFFKRAAAIDDMTDVSKSFRAALKERSFYLSFPKIKTVLKSADGTVKMLLEMEDSEPVECVLIPEKERLTLCISTQCGCSLKCAFCLTGEGGAGRNLTVAELVGEVMAAEQLVREGGVKGREAVTNIVLMGMGEPLLNYDNVIKFLNILIDPSGMAYGARKVTVSTAGVAPALEKLGYDTAANLAVSLNATTDDVRNKVMPINKKYPLKELFAALRRYPLKPRRRITFEYVLLKGVNDSIEDARRLCKLLEDVPSKINLIAFNPFPGAAFKRPERADVLKFQKVLLDAGYTAVIRESRGSDILAACGQLKARKEKAS; translated from the coding sequence ATGTCTCCTAAAAAAATATCCCTGGACCTTAGAAACTATTCCTTGAAGGACATGGAGGCCCTTGTGGCCGACATGGATGAGCGGCCTTTCAGGGCCGGGCAGCTCTATGCGTGGACATTTTTCAAGCGTGCCGCCGCCATCGACGACATGACGGATGTGTCCAAGTCCTTTCGCGCCGCGCTTAAGGAAAGGTCTTTTTATCTCTCGTTTCCCAAAATAAAGACCGTGCTTAAATCTGCCGACGGCACGGTGAAGATGCTTCTCGAAATGGAGGACTCGGAGCCTGTTGAGTGCGTGCTCATACCCGAAAAAGAACGCCTCACGCTTTGCATATCCACACAGTGCGGCTGCTCGCTTAAATGCGCCTTTTGCCTGACCGGAGAGGGCGGGGCAGGCAGGAACTTGACCGTTGCCGAGCTTGTCGGCGAGGTGATGGCAGCAGAGCAGCTTGTGCGCGAGGGCGGCGTAAAAGGGCGCGAGGCCGTGACCAATATCGTTTTGATGGGCATGGGCGAGCCGCTTCTTAATTACGATAACGTCATAAAGTTCTTAAACATCTTGATAGACCCGTCCGGCATGGCCTACGGCGCAAGAAAGGTCACTGTCTCGACTGCAGGTGTCGCGCCTGCGCTCGAAAAGCTCGGTTACGATACAGCGGCAAACCTTGCCGTATCGTTAAACGCCACAACCGACGATGTCAGGAATAAGGTCATGCCGATCAATAAAAAATACCCGCTAAAGGAGCTTTTCGCCGCGCTAAGGCGCTACCCCTTGAAGCCAAGACGGCGCATTACCTTCGAGTACGTGCTCTTGAAAGGCGTAAACGATTCTATCGAGGACGCGAGGCGGCTCTGTAAGCTCCTGGAGGACGTTCCGTCGAAGATAAACCTGATTGCCTTTAATCCGTTCCCCGGCGCCGCCTTCAAGAGGCCCGAAAGGGCCGATGTGCTAAAGTTCCAGAAGGTTTTACTCGACGCCGGGTACACGGCAGTGATACGCGAATCACGGGGCTCGGACATACTTGCGGCCTGCGGACAATTAAAGGCGCGAAAGGAAAAGGCATCGTGA
- a CDS encoding response regulator codes for MSTARKILIADRDKAHIESLTRYLREEGFIIDSANTAAEMLTLLGTNDYTLVLSDIDLPDSTGMALLSKISKLQNTTKNLIFMGNNRKTDLMEFYRATGRPAFAKPVQSTVLKRLIK; via the coding sequence GTGAGCACAGCGCGTAAAATACTTATCGCAGACCGGGACAAAGCTCACATCGAGAGCCTGACCCGATACCTTAGAGAAGAAGGGTTTATAATAGACAGCGCAAATACCGCTGCCGAGATGCTTACGCTACTCGGCACAAACGACTACACGCTTGTGCTCTCCGATATCGACCTTCCCGACTCTACCGGCATGGCGCTACTTAGCAAGATATCGAAGCTTCAAAACACAACAAAGAACCTGATATTCATGGGCAATAACCGCAAAACAGACCTGATGGAGTTCTACAGGGCCACTGGCAGACCGGCATTCGCCAAACCCGTGCAGAGTACTGTTCTAAAAAGACTCATTAAGTAG
- a CDS encoding ankyrin repeat domain-containing protein, which translates to MHRAVGNEDKAEVSRLIKGGANVNGFDAGGFTPLYLAISKENLAIIKLLVENGANVNLSMSPSNFESRRGPGPRYPGFESGPWLGPGPSHGMPPGKSPVYGGAPRSVAATPLYGAVSKGNVEVVKFLLKSGADANAASVGGATPLFRAASENNAAMVQALLDANAKADVVDDIGKTPLHYAARAKNSVEVMKALAAAGANMNVRDKDGMTPLFDAWSPEAVKFLVSKGADVNVKNNFGETPLWKAASNAVSPDTDAVLTALIASGAHIKDKNGNTLMHRFLMPEKFALFLSNGLDVNAKNKAGETPLHVVAGSAYVESARFLVDKGADIKARNLKGETPLHYAAKAGKSEMAKFLMEKGASADAADKDGVTPAQVALDYGKKDTIALVAVKSSSLNKRDREGFTPLHRAVQKRDKDLISAILAGGADVSAKDNEGFTPLHRAAMGGATDIAALLLSGGANVNAKDRLGWAPLHLVAAGTRAEMAEFLLKKGAAVDARDNTGETPLHKSTFFSVIDLLIANGADVDSKNNNGSTTLHNAALWNKYKDTVQTLIHRGADVNAVDNKGLTPLHVASKKGNQDIIKALMQGDVSMDIKDVNGQTPLHLAVVSGKEAVVALLLEYEPDMDAKDASLNTPLHLAAASGNAAVVKVLLKYGANAKLKNKAGKRPLDLALSGGHKEAAALLQKSK; encoded by the coding sequence TTGCATCGCGCAGTCGGTAACGAGGATAAGGCCGAGGTCAGCAGGCTTATCAAGGGCGGCGCAAATGTCAATGGATTCGATGCCGGCGGGTTCACGCCGCTGTACCTGGCGATATCCAAGGAGAACCTCGCTATCATAAAACTGCTTGTCGAGAACGGCGCCAATGTCAACCTTTCGATGAGTCCTTCAAATTTCGAGTCTAGGAGAGGCCCAGGGCCGCGTTATCCCGGTTTTGAAAGCGGTCCGTGGTTAGGGCCGGGGCCGTCGCATGGCATGCCGCCCGGTAAATCTCCGGTATATGGGGGGGCGCCGCGCAGCGTGGCTGCTACGCCTTTGTACGGGGCGGTTTCGAAGGGGAATGTCGAGGTGGTGAAGTTTTTACTTAAAAGCGGCGCAGATGCCAATGCAGCGAGTGTCGGCGGGGCCACTCCGCTTTTTCGGGCAGCAAGCGAGAATAATGCCGCGATGGTGCAGGCGCTGCTTGATGCAAATGCAAAGGCCGACGTTGTCGACGATATCGGCAAAACCCCGCTTCACTATGCGGCAAGGGCTAAAAATTCGGTGGAGGTTATGAAGGCTCTCGCGGCCGCAGGAGCGAATATGAACGTCAGAGATAAAGACGGCATGACGCCGCTTTTCGACGCATGGTCGCCCGAAGCGGTAAAGTTCCTCGTCTCAAAGGGCGCGGATGTGAACGTCAAGAATAATTTTGGCGAAACACCGTTATGGAAAGCTGCCTCAAATGCCGTGTCACCCGATACAGATGCCGTACTCACAGCCCTTATTGCCAGTGGCGCCCATATAAAAGATAAAAACGGCAATACTCTTATGCACAGGTTCTTGATGCCGGAGAAGTTCGCTCTCTTTTTGTCCAACGGTCTGGATGTAAACGCCAAAAACAAGGCCGGTGAGACCCCGCTCCATGTCGTGGCAGGGTCGGCGTATGTTGAGTCGGCCAGGTTCCTTGTGGACAAGGGAGCGGATATCAAGGCGCGAAATCTCAAGGGAGAAACGCCGCTTCACTATGCTGCTAAGGCAGGAAAAAGCGAGATGGCGAAGTTTCTTATGGAAAAAGGGGCCTCGGCCGATGCCGCTGACAAGGATGGAGTCACGCCGGCGCAGGTAGCCCTGGATTACGGGAAAAAAGATACGATAGCGCTTGTTGCCGTAAAAAGCTCGAGCTTGAACAAAAGGGACCGGGAAGGGTTTACGCCGCTGCACCGCGCTGTGCAGAAAAGGGACAAGGACCTTATTTCCGCCATTCTTGCAGGAGGTGCAGATGTCAGTGCAAAGGATAACGAAGGGTTTACGCCGCTGCACCGCGCTGCGATGGGCGGCGCTACCGACATCGCTGCGTTGCTTCTCTCTGGTGGCGCAAACGTCAACGCAAAGGACAGGCTCGGATGGGCGCCGCTGCACCTTGTCGCAGCCGGGACAAGGGCGGAGATGGCCGAGTTTCTTTTGAAAAAGGGCGCGGCCGTAGATGCCAGGGATAATACCGGGGAAACACCGCTACATAAGAGCACGTTTTTTTCCGTAATTGATTTGCTGATAGCCAATGGCGCTGACGTCGATTCGAAAAATAATAACGGCTCTACCACGCTGCATAACGCCGCGCTGTGGAATAAATACAAAGATACGGTGCAAACGCTGATACATAGGGGCGCGGATGTGAACGCAGTTGATAACAAAGGCCTGACGCCGCTGCACGTGGCATCGAAAAAGGGCAATCAGGATATAATAAAAGCGCTCATGCAGGGCGACGTTTCGATGGATATAAAGGACGTAAACGGGCAGACCCCGCTACATCTGGCGGTAGTATCGGGCAAGGAGGCTGTAGTCGCCCTGCTTCTTGAATACGAGCCTGATATGGACGCAAAGGACGCAAGCTTAAATACGCCGCTTCATCTGGCTGCCGCATCCGGGAATGCGGCAGTTGTAAAGGTTCTTCTAAAGTACGGAGCAAATGCCAAGTTGAAGAATAAGGCAGGAAAAAGGCCTCTGGACCTGGCTTTAAGCGGAGGCCATAAAGAAGCCGCAGCGCTCCTTCAAAAGAGCAAGTAG
- a CDS encoding ankyrin repeat domain-containing protein has translation MKGLWLALMSGVMFICLVQLACAGEIQEAARNGDKARVSKLLNSGTDINERDEDGATALHGAAFRGDKDLVSLLLSKGADMNARDNRGYTPLHSAAYKADNAEMFLQFFPGGNVVEVAKMLFSKGVQVDAVDNDGATPLHLAAFGGNNELAELLLSKGADVNLLDKEKFTPLHAAVVGGHVKMVALLLSKGADVNIKMREGHTVLEEARRRNHVEVVELLKKYMKN, from the coding sequence ATGAAAGGGCTTTGGTTAGCATTGATGTCAGGAGTGATGTTTATTTGTTTAGTGCAATTAGCCTGTGCCGGTGAAATTCAGGAGGCTGCAAGGAATGGCGATAAGGCCAGGGTGAGTAAACTTTTGAATTCGGGCACGGATATTAACGAGAGGGACGAAGACGGCGCTACCGCGTTGCATGGAGCAGCTTTTCGTGGCGACAAGGATCTGGTTTCCTTACTGCTTTCCAAAGGCGCAGATATGAATGCGCGTGACAATAGAGGCTATACCCCACTGCATTCCGCGGCTTATAAGGCCGATAATGCCGAAATGTTTCTGCAGTTTTTTCCGGGCGGCAATGTCGTGGAAGTGGCCAAAATGCTGTTTTCCAAAGGAGTCCAAGTGGATGCGGTAGATAATGACGGCGCTACGCCGCTGCACTTGGCGGCTTTTGGCGGCAATAATGAACTGGCCGAATTGTTGCTTTCAAAGGGGGCTGATGTAAATTTGCTTGATAAAGAAAAGTTTACGCCATTGCATGCGGCAGTTGTCGGAGGACATGTCAAGATGGTTGCTCTGTTGCTTTCCAAGGGGGCTGACGTAAATATAAAGATGCGGGAGGGGCACACCGTATTGGAGGAGGCGCGTAGAAGAAATCACGTGGAAGTGGTCGAGCTTTTGAAGAAGTATATGAAAAATTGA